GTACTCGTTTCATGAGGGCACCTCCTTGTGACAGTTTCAGATGCGATGGTCGTGGTCTAAGCGGGTGACGCGATCCCACAAGAAGACTCGGAGATGATTCTTTTCCTTCAACGTCAGAGGGCCCAATGTCACTCCAAAACGACGTCCAGCAACCCAGGAGACTCGGTTCTGGGCAATGCACAACGGCTTCTCCATTCCAGGAAGGCTGACAAAGAGGGCTATTCTCATGCCGGGTATGACCGAGCGATTCCCGTATATGGTAACCCCGCGTAGTGAGAGATTGGTGCCGATGCCGTCGGCGACCAGAAACTGGCCCTTGTCCATGCCGGAATAGAAAAGTGGGAAGACTGCGGGGGTACGATTGCCATGGCGACGATCGGCTTGATCGGGACGTTCAGCAACTGAGGTAGCGGGAGGGGCGATCTGAATAGGCATGGTTTCCTCCCTGACATTGGGTTGATGCTTAAACGATGCGAAACCCCGTTCGCCGATGGTCTACGGCTGACAAGCTGATATTTTTAAAGATCACTTCCTGCAGCCGTTGCCGTTGTTCCGGTGACAGCTTGGGAAACCTGACAGAAAAAGAGTCTTTGGCAACCCAGGAAACGAGAGTGTCGTCGAGTCGTACGGGGGATTGCGCATCCTCCAGATATAGGAGCAGGGTGAGGCGGCTACCCAGCGAGATCGTGGCTGTGCTCAATATCTTGCAGCCGCTTTTCGAGAGATTTTTCAGAATGCCTTCTCCTCTGACGATTCGTGCCCCTTCTGCTCCTGAATAGGCTACTCGGTACCGAATTGGAACTCGTTCGGCATAGCGTCGGTCCAAGAGAGAATGAGGTTTCTGATCGTTGAGCTTGAATAAGGGGTGGGACAGTTTCATCGGTATCTCCGCAGTGGTCTCGCCGGGTGTTCTTTGCCCCTCGCGACAGTCTGAGAATACCGCACCCAAGAAATTCGACCATCCCTCAGGAGGGGGGATTCCTGTCCCATCAGAAGGGGGGTGCGGCGGGCGGTGAGCGTTAATTCACAAGGGTTTTAGGGGAATAGAGCCTCGATAACTAGCAGTGTGTTGACAAACTACTTGAGCAGAACAGGCATGCAAGGTCTGGATACGCGCAGACCCGTTCAGAAGCCATCGCAGGCTGTTCAGAAAGGCCGCTTTCTCACCCGCCCAACCCCGGCAACTACTTCACCCGCCCGCCCTGAGTCTGCCAAGACAGCCTCTTTACCCATAGACGCGCCGTTGCCGCG
The nucleotide sequence above comes from Nitrospirota bacterium. Encoded proteins:
- a CDS encoding PilZ domain-containing protein, which codes for MKLSHPLFKLNDQKPHSLLDRRYAERVPIRYRVAYSGAEGARIVRGEGILKNLSKSGCKILSTATISLGSRLTLLLYLEDAQSPVRLDDTLVSWVAKDSFSVRFPKLSPEQRQRLQEVIFKNISLSAVDHRRTGFRIV